Proteins encoded in a region of the Rhodococcus sp. SBT000017 genome:
- the lipB gene encoding lipoyl(octanoyl) transferase LipB, translating to MSEANSSPAAVSARASSEPVVVRELGTVEYTEAWALQRELAGARADGAGSDTLLLLEHPSVYTAGRRTSEEDMPRDGTPVVEVDRGGKITWHGPGQLVGYPIVKLAQPIDVVRYVRRIEEALISVVSAYGITCGRVDGRSGVWLAAQMRGGACLPERKIAAIGVRVQRGVTLHGFSLNCNAAMTGFDAIVPCGIADAGVTSLSLELDRDVTIGDVTAAVTEAVLAALDGSMPVQDHEIEHPPVADASINPQFTTVRFGA from the coding sequence ATGAGTGAAGCGAACTCTTCGCCGGCCGCTGTGTCGGCACGCGCGAGCTCCGAGCCGGTCGTGGTGCGAGAGTTGGGCACCGTGGAGTACACCGAGGCCTGGGCACTGCAGCGCGAGCTGGCCGGTGCTCGGGCGGACGGTGCCGGCTCCGACACGCTGCTGCTGCTCGAGCATCCGTCCGTCTACACGGCCGGGAGGCGTACCTCCGAGGAAGACATGCCGCGCGACGGTACCCCCGTCGTGGAGGTCGATCGTGGCGGCAAGATCACCTGGCACGGACCCGGCCAACTGGTGGGGTATCCCATCGTCAAGCTCGCGCAGCCCATCGACGTCGTACGGTACGTACGCCGCATCGAAGAGGCACTGATCTCCGTCGTGTCCGCCTACGGCATCACCTGCGGGCGCGTCGACGGTAGATCCGGGGTGTGGCTTGCAGCGCAGATGCGCGGCGGCGCGTGCCTGCCCGAACGAAAGATCGCGGCGATCGGAGTCCGTGTTCAGCGTGGAGTGACGCTGCACGGTTTCTCGCTGAACTGCAATGCGGCCATGACCGGTTTCGATGCGATCGTGCCGTGTGGCATCGCCGATGCCGGTGTGACGTCGCTGTCGCTGGAGCTGGACCGAGACGTCACCATCGGGGACGTCACCGCCGCGGTCACCGAGGCGGTTCTGGCCGCGCTGGACGGGTCGATGCCCGTGCAGGACCACGAGATCGAGCATCCGCCGGTCGCGGACGCGTCGATCAACCCGCAGTTCACGACGGTCCGCTTCGGCGCGTAG
- a CDS encoding TIGR01777 family oxidoreductase, giving the protein MRVVIAGSSGLIGTALVAALRGRSHDVTRLVRRTPAGPDESQWDPSRGSIDAATLDGADAIVNLCGVGIGDKRWSGAYKQLVRDSRIAPTEVLAAAAADAGVPTLINASGVNFYGDTGDRVVDETAPVGEGFLAEVCRDWENATSAASEAGVRTIMLRSGVVLSQRGGMLGKLRPLYLFALGGRLGSGRQYFPWISLEDEIGAIVHGIENDALRGPVNMVGPTPVTNAQFNSAMSRAVHRPAPWVVPGFALKAVIGEFAEEAILTGPRAIPKALEDAGYTFEHNTIGEALRVAVGS; this is encoded by the coding sequence ATGCGCGTAGTCATTGCAGGTTCATCAGGATTGATCGGCACAGCGCTCGTCGCGGCATTGCGAGGCCGGAGCCACGACGTCACCCGGCTCGTTCGGCGCACGCCTGCCGGACCGGACGAGTCCCAGTGGGATCCGTCGCGCGGGAGCATCGACGCGGCCACGCTCGACGGTGCCGACGCCATCGTCAACCTCTGCGGCGTCGGTATCGGCGACAAGAGATGGTCCGGTGCCTACAAGCAGTTGGTACGAGACAGTCGCATCGCCCCGACCGAGGTACTCGCTGCAGCTGCGGCCGACGCCGGGGTCCCCACCTTGATCAATGCCAGTGGCGTCAACTTCTACGGCGACACCGGCGACCGGGTGGTGGACGAGACTGCCCCCGTCGGTGAGGGATTCCTGGCCGAAGTATGTCGCGACTGGGAGAACGCCACGTCTGCGGCGTCTGAAGCGGGTGTTCGCACGATCATGCTGCGCAGCGGTGTGGTGCTGTCGCAGCGCGGCGGCATGCTGGGCAAGCTTCGGCCGCTGTACCTGTTCGCTCTCGGCGGGCGATTGGGCAGTGGCCGTCAATACTTCCCGTGGATTTCGTTGGAGGACGAGATCGGGGCCATCGTGCACGGCATCGAGAACGACGCACTGCGGGGACCGGTCAACATGGTGGGCCCCACTCCGGTGACCAACGCCCAGTTCAACAGTGCGATGTCGCGAGCGGTGCATCGACCGGCCCCATGGGTGGTGCCCGGCTTCGCGTTGAAGGCCGTGATCGGTGAGTTCGCCGAGGAGGCCATTCTGACCGGGCCACGGGCAATTCCGAAGGCACTCGAGGACGCGGGCTACACCTTCGAGCACAACACCATCGGGGAAGCACTGCGGGTGGCCGTCGGCTCGTGA
- the sucB gene encoding 2-oxoglutarate dehydrogenase, E2 component, dihydrolipoamide succinyltransferase, with product MAFSVQMPALGESVTEGTVTRWLKQEGDTVEVDEPLLEVSTDKVDTEIPSPAAGVLTKIVAQEDDTVEIGGELAQIGDADEAPSSDAPAEDAAPAEESAPEEAAEEPTPAAEPEPQAEEEAPAASASSDSSGSGTPVTMPELGESVTEGTVTRWLKAVGDEVAVDEPLLEVSTDKVDTEIPSPVAGTLLEISAEEDDTVAVGGQLAVIGSGSPAEKAPEPEATPEPEAPKAEEPKKEEPKKEAPKQEAPKAEPKPEPEPEAPKAAPAKESAPSGDSSPYVTPLVRKLASDNDVDLSTVKGTGVGGRIRKQDVLAAAEAKKAPAAPAAAAAPAAASKPAAPATAGVRPELAHLRGTTQKINRIRQITAKKTRESLQTSAQLTQTFEVDVTKIAGLRTKAKAKFAENEGVNLTYLPFFAKAVVEALKAHPNVNASINEDAKEITYHADVHLGIAVDTEQGLLSPVIHNAGDLSLAGLARAINDIATRARSGGLKPDELSGGTFTITNIGSQGALFDTPILVPPQAAMLGTGAIVKRPVVVKDDSGNESIGVRSMCYLPLTYDHRLVDGADAGRFLTTIKQRLEVASFEADLGL from the coding sequence ATGGCCTTCTCCGTCCAGATGCCAGCTCTTGGTGAGAGCGTCACCGAGGGAACTGTCACGAGGTGGCTCAAACAAGAAGGCGACACCGTCGAAGTCGACGAGCCATTGCTCGAAGTCTCCACGGACAAGGTCGATACCGAGATCCCGTCGCCTGCAGCCGGTGTTCTGACCAAGATCGTCGCTCAGGAAGACGACACCGTCGAGATCGGTGGCGAGCTCGCCCAGATCGGTGACGCAGACGAGGCGCCCTCGTCCGATGCACCGGCCGAGGACGCCGCGCCCGCCGAGGAGTCGGCACCCGAGGAAGCTGCCGAGGAGCCCACTCCCGCAGCCGAGCCCGAGCCACAGGCCGAGGAGGAGGCACCCGCAGCGAGTGCATCGTCCGACTCGTCCGGATCCGGCACGCCGGTGACGATGCCCGAGTTGGGCGAGTCCGTCACCGAAGGCACCGTGACTCGATGGCTCAAGGCCGTCGGTGACGAGGTTGCTGTCGACGAGCCGCTGCTCGAGGTGTCCACCGACAAGGTCGACACCGAGATCCCGTCTCCGGTCGCCGGAACCCTGCTCGAGATCTCCGCCGAGGAAGACGACACGGTCGCCGTCGGTGGCCAGCTCGCCGTCATCGGATCGGGATCGCCGGCCGAGAAGGCTCCCGAGCCCGAGGCAACCCCGGAACCCGAGGCCCCGAAGGCCGAAGAGCCGAAGAAGGAAGAGCCGAAGAAGGAGGCTCCCAAGCAGGAAGCCCCCAAGGCCGAGCCGAAGCCCGAGCCCGAGCCCGAGGCTCCCAAGGCCGCTCCCGCCAAGGAATCGGCACCGTCGGGTGATTCCAGCCCGTACGTCACTCCCCTGGTGCGCAAGCTGGCGTCGGACAACGACGTCGACCTCTCGACCGTGAAGGGCACCGGTGTCGGTGGCCGCATCCGCAAGCAGGATGTGCTCGCCGCAGCCGAGGCCAAGAAGGCTCCGGCCGCTCCGGCTGCCGCTGCTGCGCCTGCCGCCGCATCCAAGCCCGCTGCCCCGGCCACCGCCGGTGTTCGCCCGGAGCTCGCGCATCTTCGCGGAACCACGCAGAAGATCAACCGGATTCGTCAGATCACCGCGAAGAAGACGCGTGAGTCGCTGCAGACTTCTGCACAGCTGACGCAGACCTTCGAGGTCGACGTGACGAAGATTGCCGGTCTGCGTACCAAGGCGAAGGCGAAGTTCGCCGAGAACGAGGGCGTCAACCTGACGTACCTGCCGTTCTTCGCGAAGGCCGTCGTGGAGGCTCTCAAGGCGCACCCCAACGTCAACGCGAGCATCAACGAGGACGCCAAGGAGATCACCTACCACGCCGATGTCCACCTCGGTATCGCCGTGGACACCGAGCAGGGTCTGCTCTCCCCCGTCATCCACAATGCAGGCGACCTGTCGCTCGCCGGACTGGCTCGGGCGATCAACGACATCGCCACCCGTGCACGCTCGGGTGGACTCAAGCCCGACGAGCTGTCCGGTGGCACGTTCACGATCACCAACATCGGCAGCCAGGGCGCGCTGTTCGACACCCCGATCCTGGTTCCGCCGCAGGCGGCCATGCTGGGCACGGGTGCGATCGTCAAGCGTCCGGTCGTCGTCAAGGACGACTCGGGCAACGAGTCGATCGGTGTTCGCTCGATGTGCTACCTGCCGCTCACCTACGACCACCGCCTGGTGGACGGGGCCGATGCGGGACGCTTCCTCACGACGATCAAGCAGCGTCTCGAAGTGGCGTCGTTCGAGGCCGATCTCGGTCTGTAG
- a CDS encoding oxidoreductase: protein MGLFDRLKRSGGAAKRAPEGSVAQYLADWTDARIGVEAYVEPKTTVTPLTVVLIANDGEWTRRPLDEKYARKIGPDLKIPVYDVRKTGYPQRMRDHDARQKVIRKREQQQRDL from the coding sequence GTGGGATTGTTCGATCGACTCAAGCGCAGCGGCGGGGCCGCGAAACGGGCTCCGGAGGGGTCGGTTGCCCAGTACCTGGCCGATTGGACCGACGCGCGAATCGGTGTCGAGGCCTACGTCGAGCCGAAGACGACGGTCACCCCGCTGACCGTCGTGCTGATCGCGAACGACGGCGAATGGACCCGTCGGCCGCTCGATGAAAAATATGCACGAAAGATCGGACCCGACCTGAAGATCCCGGTCTACGACGTGCGCAAGACCGGCTACCCCCAGCGCATGCGTGATCACGACGCCCGCCAGAAGGTCATCAGGAAGCGCGAACAACAGCAGCGCGATCTGTGA
- a CDS encoding leucyl aminopeptidase, translating to MPSPSTPSRTLGPDLVLAGKLGKKVDVLVVALSTSDDGLELAITDDISDDAIAAALLDALESVGATGKADELVRIPAPSGLSVDSVLAVGLGSAADIDSERIRQSAGTAARALKGVDTAATTLSALDLGAAAEGFFLGAYQFTEFKSTLSAPKSDALPLTRVELLVPDTRSKEAKNELARSLAIAESVAVARDFVNTPPSHLYPEEFAAQAKALGTAAGLKVEIMDDKTLEKDGYGGIHGVGKGSSRLPRLVRLTHSGGKRGAKKVALVGKGITFDTGGISIKPAAGMENMTSDMGGAAAVIATVILAAKVDLPLDVIATVPMAENMPSGTAQRPGDVLTQYGGITVEVINTDAEGRLVLADAIVRACEDDPDYLIDTATLTGAQVVALGNRTPGVMGTEDFRDRVAEISQAIGENAWAMPLPKEIRRELDSKVADLANVTNGRAGGMLAAALFLKEFVADGVEWAHIDVAGPAYNTGGPFGYTGKGGTGVPVRTMFAVLEDIAENG from the coding sequence GTGCCTTCACCCTCGACGCCTTCCCGCACTCTCGGACCCGACCTGGTCCTCGCGGGCAAGCTCGGTAAGAAAGTCGACGTTCTCGTCGTCGCGCTGAGTACCAGTGACGACGGCCTCGAACTCGCCATCACCGACGACATTTCCGACGACGCCATAGCTGCGGCGCTGCTCGACGCTCTCGAATCCGTCGGTGCCACCGGAAAGGCCGACGAGCTGGTGCGCATTCCGGCACCGTCGGGGCTGTCCGTGGACAGCGTGCTGGCGGTCGGCCTCGGCAGCGCAGCCGACATCGACAGCGAGCGGATCCGGCAGTCGGCCGGTACCGCAGCTCGCGCACTCAAGGGCGTCGATACTGCCGCGACCACGTTGTCGGCGCTCGATCTCGGCGCGGCCGCAGAGGGCTTCTTTCTCGGCGCGTATCAGTTCACCGAGTTCAAGTCGACGTTGTCGGCACCGAAGTCCGACGCACTTCCACTGACCCGCGTCGAGCTGCTGGTTCCCGACACCCGCTCCAAGGAAGCCAAGAACGAGCTGGCACGATCGCTCGCCATTGCCGAATCCGTCGCTGTGGCACGCGATTTCGTCAACACTCCGCCCAGCCACCTCTATCCGGAGGAGTTCGCGGCGCAGGCCAAGGCTCTCGGTACGGCTGCGGGCCTGAAGGTCGAGATCATGGACGACAAGACGCTGGAGAAGGACGGCTACGGCGGCATTCACGGCGTCGGCAAGGGTTCTTCGCGTCTGCCGCGACTGGTTCGCCTGACGCACTCGGGCGGTAAGCGTGGCGCGAAGAAGGTCGCCCTGGTGGGCAAGGGAATCACGTTCGACACCGGCGGCATCTCCATCAAACCCGCCGCGGGCATGGAGAACATGACCTCCGACATGGGCGGTGCCGCTGCGGTCATCGCGACGGTGATCCTGGCCGCGAAGGTCGATCTGCCACTCGATGTCATTGCGACCGTGCCGATGGCCGAGAACATGCCGTCGGGCACCGCGCAGCGTCCGGGCGATGTACTTACCCAGTACGGCGGCATCACGGTCGAGGTCATCAACACCGACGCCGAAGGCCGGTTGGTGTTGGCCGACGCGATCGTGCGTGCCTGCGAGGACGATCCGGACTACCTCATCGACACCGCGACACTGACCGGTGCTCAGGTGGTCGCGCTCGGCAATCGAACGCCAGGGGTCATGGGCACCGAGGACTTCCGCGACCGGGTCGCCGAGATCTCTCAGGCCATCGGCGAAAACGCATGGGCGATGCCGTTGCCGAAGGAGATCCGACGCGAACTCGATTCCAAAGTGGCCGATCTGGCGAACGTCACCAACGGCCGGGCCGGTGGAATGCTCGCTGCCGCTCTGTTCTTGAAGGAATTCGTCGCCGACGGAGTCGAATGGGCTCACATCGACGTCGCGGGCCCGGCATACAACACCGGTGGACCCTTCGGTTACACCGGCAAGGGCGGTACCGGCGTTCCCGTACGAACGATGTTCGCGGTCCTCGAGGACATCGCCGAGAACGGCTGA
- the gcvT gene encoding glycine cleavage system aminomethyltransferase GcvT: MTDTELIEGPLHAVHTELGATFAPFGGWTMPVSYAGVVVEHTAVREAVGLFDVGHLGKASVTGPGAAAFVNSVLTNDLNRIEPGKAQYTLCCTESGGVVDDLIAYYVSDENVFLVPNAANTAAVVAAMAEQAPEGVSVVNQHREFGVLAVQGPKSTEVLQELGLPTDMDYMAFEDATWNSVAVRVCRTGYTGEHGYELVPPAGDVEPLFRALMAAVRSRGGQVCGLGARDTLRTEMGYPLHGHELALDISPLEARCGWAIGWKKDAFWGKEALSTEKASGPARVLRGLKALDRGVLRPGLAVGASGQQIGTTTSGTFSPSLKIGIALALLDAEAAPEVGTEVEVDVRGRALRCEVVAPPFVAAKTR, encoded by the coding sequence ATGACCGACACCGAGTTGATCGAGGGACCACTTCACGCCGTGCACACCGAATTGGGCGCGACATTCGCACCTTTCGGCGGCTGGACCATGCCGGTGTCGTACGCCGGAGTCGTCGTCGAGCACACGGCGGTGCGAGAGGCCGTTGGCCTGTTCGATGTCGGGCATCTCGGCAAGGCGTCGGTGACAGGCCCCGGAGCCGCCGCGTTCGTGAACTCCGTGCTCACCAACGATCTGAACCGAATCGAACCGGGCAAGGCGCAGTACACCCTGTGCTGCACCGAATCCGGCGGTGTCGTAGACGACCTGATTGCGTACTACGTCTCGGACGAGAACGTCTTTCTGGTGCCGAACGCAGCCAACACGGCGGCCGTCGTCGCGGCAATGGCCGAGCAGGCACCCGAAGGGGTGTCGGTGGTGAACCAGCACCGCGAGTTCGGAGTGCTTGCCGTGCAGGGACCGAAATCGACCGAGGTCCTGCAGGAGCTCGGCTTGCCGACCGACATGGACTACATGGCATTCGAGGACGCCACCTGGAATTCGGTTGCGGTCCGCGTCTGCCGGACCGGATACACCGGCGAACACGGCTACGAGCTCGTTCCCCCCGCGGGAGATGTGGAACCGCTCTTCCGGGCACTCATGGCTGCAGTGCGATCGCGCGGAGGGCAGGTGTGCGGGCTCGGTGCACGCGATACGTTGCGTACCGAGATGGGATACCCGTTGCACGGACACGAACTGGCACTGGACATCTCGCCACTCGAGGCTCGCTGCGGCTGGGCGATCGGGTGGAAGAAGGACGCGTTCTGGGGCAAGGAAGCCCTGTCCACCGAGAAGGCGAGCGGACCGGCGCGAGTGCTGCGCGGACTGAAGGCCCTCGACCGCGGTGTGCTGCGCCCGGGCCTGGCCGTCGGGGCGTCGGGACAGCAGATCGGAACGACGACGTCCGGCACGTTCTCTCCGTCGCTCAAGATCGGAATCGCCCTCGCCCTGCTCGACGCGGAAGCCGCACCGGAGGTGGGCACGGAGGTCGAGGTCGACGTTCGTGGCCGAGCGCTGCGCTGCGAAGTGGTCGCGCCGCCGTTCGTCGCAGCGAAGACCAGGTGA
- a CDS encoding branched-chain amino acid aminotransferase, with product MTGVSEFAYVQHPSPTTPVERDAVLAAPGFGKHFTDHMVYIDYTRDGGWHDATIAPYGPIELDPAAMVLHYGQAIFEGLKIYRQPNGDLSTFRVHSNAERFRFSARRLAMPELPDELFIGSIEKLLEFDHDWVPAAGGEDALYVRPYMFSTEAGLGVRPADSYRYMLIASPAGAYFPRGVKPVSVWLSTEYVRAAPGGTGAAKFAGNYAASLLAQAQASDEGCDQVVWLDATERRYVEEMGGMNLFFVFGSGSDARLVTPSLSGSLLPGITRDSLLALATDAGIPVEERRISTEEWRKGADSGEITEVFACGTAAVITPVGSVKSTEGTFEIAGGEPGEITLALRDTLTGIQRGTFADTHGWMTTLR from the coding sequence ATGACAGGTGTTTCCGAGTTCGCGTACGTGCAGCATCCCTCTCCCACCACTCCCGTGGAGCGCGACGCGGTGCTCGCTGCACCCGGTTTCGGAAAGCACTTCACCGATCACATGGTGTACATCGACTACACCCGTGACGGTGGATGGCACGATGCGACGATCGCGCCCTACGGGCCGATCGAGCTCGACCCCGCCGCGATGGTGCTGCACTACGGCCAGGCCATTTTCGAAGGACTCAAGATCTACCGTCAGCCGAACGGCGACCTGTCGACCTTCCGGGTGCACTCCAATGCCGAGCGCTTCCGCTTCTCGGCACGCCGTCTGGCAATGCCGGAGTTGCCGGACGAGCTGTTCATCGGATCGATCGAGAAGCTTCTCGAATTCGACCACGACTGGGTCCCCGCAGCAGGCGGCGAAGACGCGCTGTACGTGCGGCCGTACATGTTCTCCACCGAGGCCGGGCTGGGCGTGCGCCCCGCCGACTCGTACCGCTACATGCTGATCGCCTCGCCCGCGGGCGCGTACTTCCCCCGGGGCGTAAAGCCGGTGAGCGTCTGGCTGTCCACCGAGTACGTCCGGGCGGCACCGGGCGGCACCGGTGCGGCGAAGTTCGCCGGCAACTACGCCGCGTCGCTCCTCGCGCAGGCGCAGGCCAGCGACGAGGGATGCGATCAGGTGGTCTGGCTCGACGCGACCGAGCGCCGCTACGTCGAGGAAATGGGCGGCATGAACCTGTTCTTCGTCTTCGGCTCGGGCTCCGATGCCCGCCTGGTGACGCCGTCGCTGTCCGGATCACTTCTGCCCGGCATCACCCGCGACTCGCTGCTGGCCCTGGCGACCGACGCAGGCATCCCCGTCGAAGAGCGGCGGATCTCCACCGAGGAGTGGCGCAAGGGTGCCGACTCCGGCGAGATCACCGAGGTGTTCGCCTGCGGCACAGCAGCCGTCATCACACCGGTTGGCAGCGTCAAGTCCACCGAGGGAACGTTCGAGATCGCAGGCGGCGAGCCCGGCGAGATCACGCTTGCACTGCGCGACACGCTCACCGGCATTCAGCGCGGAACGTTCGCCGATACGCACGGCTGGATGACCACGCTCCGCTAG
- a CDS encoding adenosylcobinamide-GDP ribazoletransferase, which yields MRKRADSLALAFSWLTVLPVRGPEDVDRHSAGRAIAFTPLVGLTLGGISAALLWVSIAAGLSPLLGGLIAVGASALLTRGMHLDGLADTADGLGCYGPPERAREVMKSGSAGPFGVATIALVLAVQAASLGQLAHQQLWWAIAVVPVVGRVSVVLACRRGTDASSPNGFGALVAGTQSNVAPVLWVLVAVAISVFARADHPWQGPLVVIAVLALGTVATRHCVRRFGGLSGDVLGAGIESTTALAAVGLLLGS from the coding sequence GTGCGCAAGCGAGCCGATTCACTGGCGCTCGCGTTCTCCTGGCTGACCGTGCTGCCCGTGCGCGGCCCCGAGGACGTCGACAGGCACTCCGCCGGCCGGGCGATCGCTTTCACTCCGCTCGTCGGCCTCACCCTCGGTGGTATCTCCGCCGCACTGCTGTGGGTGTCGATCGCGGCCGGACTGTCGCCACTGCTCGGCGGACTGATCGCCGTCGGCGCCTCGGCACTGCTCACTCGGGGTATGCATCTCGACGGCTTGGCCGATACCGCAGACGGACTCGGCTGTTACGGACCTCCCGAGCGCGCGCGAGAAGTCATGAAGTCCGGCAGTGCCGGGCCGTTCGGAGTTGCGACCATCGCACTCGTTCTGGCAGTTCAGGCCGCGAGCCTGGGCCAGCTCGCGCACCAGCAGCTGTGGTGGGCCATCGCGGTCGTCCCGGTCGTCGGCCGGGTGTCGGTGGTGCTCGCCTGCCGCCGGGGCACGGACGCGTCGTCGCCGAACGGTTTCGGTGCGCTCGTGGCAGGTACGCAGTCGAACGTGGCTCCGGTGCTGTGGGTGCTTGTCGCAGTGGCGATCTCGGTGTTCGCACGGGCCGACCACCCGTGGCAGGGACCGCTGGTGGTCATCGCCGTGCTGGCGCTCGGTACGGTGGCCACCCGGCACTGCGTCCGACGCTTCGGCGGGCTCTCCGGCGACGTGCTCGGAGCCGGGATCGAGTCCACCACCGCGCTGGCCGCGGTCGGTCTGCTCCTGGGGAGCTAG
- the cobT gene encoding nicotinate-nucleotide--dimethylbenzimidazole phosphoribosyltransferase produces the protein MTILSKEDSASPFRPVTAPSDSARSAAVDRQGELTKPAGSLGRLEALGEWIAACQDSCPPRSLERVRVVVFAGDHGVAAHGVSAYPPEVTAQMVENIRAGGAAVNVLADIAGAAVRVVDIAVDADTDSSVSAFKIRRSSGSIDREDALTEDEVRAAIAAGAAIADEEVDAGADLLIAGDMGIGNTTPATVLIATLTDTEPVAAVGRGTGIDDAGWIRKTAAIRDAMRRARPVAKNPTDLLRVAGGADIAALAGFLAQAAHRRTPVILDGLVVTAAALVAEDAAAGARSWWVAGHRSAEPAHSLALRHLRLEPIVELEMRLGEGSGALAALPLVRAGVGTLNSMATFADSGVSTGDSETHSSIEARSTIEEH, from the coding sequence GTGACAATTCTTTCGAAAGAAGATTCGGCGTCGCCGTTTCGTCCGGTGACCGCTCCGTCGGACTCGGCTCGATCGGCTGCGGTGGACCGGCAAGGGGAATTGACCAAGCCTGCCGGAAGCCTCGGTCGCCTCGAGGCGCTCGGTGAGTGGATCGCGGCCTGCCAGGACTCCTGCCCGCCGCGGTCTCTCGAACGAGTGCGTGTTGTCGTCTTCGCCGGCGATCACGGCGTCGCTGCGCACGGAGTGTCTGCTTACCCTCCAGAGGTGACGGCCCAGATGGTCGAGAACATCCGGGCCGGCGGTGCCGCGGTCAACGTGCTCGCCGATATCGCCGGTGCTGCGGTTCGGGTTGTCGACATCGCGGTCGACGCCGATACGGATTCTTCTGTGTCCGCGTTCAAGATTCGACGGTCCAGCGGGTCCATCGACCGCGAGGATGCACTGACCGAGGACGAGGTTCGGGCCGCGATTGCTGCCGGAGCCGCCATCGCCGACGAAGAAGTGGACGCCGGCGCGGATCTTCTCATCGCAGGCGACATGGGCATCGGAAACACCACTCCTGCAACGGTATTGATCGCCACCCTGACCGATACCGAACCGGTTGCCGCGGTCGGCCGCGGCACTGGAATCGACGATGCGGGGTGGATAAGGAAGACCGCAGCGATCCGGGACGCGATGCGTCGAGCACGACCGGTCGCGAAGAACCCCACCGACCTGCTGCGGGTCGCGGGCGGTGCCGACATCGCGGCCCTCGCCGGCTTTCTCGCCCAGGCCGCACATCGGCGAACCCCGGTGATTCTGGACGGCCTCGTGGTGACCGCGGCCGCTCTGGTGGCCGAGGACGCGGCAGCCGGGGCACGCAGCTGGTGGGTGGCCGGGCATCGTTCGGCCGAGCCTGCACATTCACTTGCGTTGCGGCACTTGCGTCTCGAACCGATCGTGGAGCTGGAGATGCGTCTCGGCGAAGGCTCGGGTGCGTTGGCGGCGTTGCCTCTGGTTCGTGCGGGCGTCGGCACCTTGAATTCGATGGCCACCTTCGCCGACTCCGGTGTCAGTACCGGCGACAGCGAAACCCACAGCAGCATCGAAGCCCGCAGCACCATCGAAGAGCACTGA